The following coding sequences are from one Melanotaenia boesemani isolate fMelBoe1 chromosome 17, fMelBoe1.pri, whole genome shotgun sequence window:
- the LOC121656290 gene encoding uncharacterized protein LOC121656290, giving the protein MVCGLGLGVLLVLVQAEHVCCSWATKAWSSQDSNAGFSQHDGRLRKLDGSFPQNQVRHVLVSPRSFQRSSLSTETAVHSGSGPGLPTSSYKAAHTQPAWSSVRLQSSLVSKPSWQPTSSTRVNAQAVPKQSFGLSTAIASGSSVSKNQDIGGIGQKGAWPAQQGPPRASKYPSGAGQTGLNAILFSPVGPAPHGSPARMQTYARAPAKKVLINRGSKSSNFSPRAGKPYMSQLYPGTGTKTQESYKPSSTVGASAPGFAPVSVYEIPQRFGGSSIRRLRDPAEQDQVKIQKPQQTPTAPLQQMPYYKPPLPSVVSTSRWNQVTLHRRV; this is encoded by the exons ATGGTTTGTGGACTCGGTTTGGG GGTTTTGCTGGTTTTAGTGCAAGCAGAGCATGTATGTTGTTCATGGGCAACCAAAG CATGGAGCTCTCAAGACAGCAATGCTGGCTTCTCTCAGCATGATGGCAGACTAAGAAAGCTTGATGGTAGCTTTCCCCAGAATCAAGTCAGACATGTCTTAGTTTCTCCACGCTCCTTCCAGCGGAGCAGCCTGAGCACAGAAACTGCAGTCCACAGTGGTTCTGGTCCAGGACTTCCCACTAGTAGCTACAAAGCAGCTCACACTCAGCCAGCTTGGAGCTCGGTGAGGTTACAGAGCAGCTTGGTCTCAAAGCCAAGCTGGCAACCCACATCTTCAACCAGGGTTAATGCTCAGGCTGTGCCAAAGCAGTCGTTTGGACTTTCTACTGCTATAGCAAGTGGCTCTTCTGTTAGTAAAAACCAGGACATCGGTGGTATCGGCCAGAAGGGAGCTTGGCCTGCTCAGCAGGGTCCGCCGCGTGCTAGCAAGTATCCTTCTGGTGCTGGACAAACTGGCTTAAATGCCATCTTGTTTAGCCCTGTAGGTCCTGCCCCACATGGGAGCCCAGCACGGATGCAGACTTACGCCCGAGCCCCTGCAAAGAAGGTGCTTATAAATCGTGGATCTAAATCCAGCAACTTTTCCCCTCGGGCTGGGAAACCATACATGAGCCAACTGTATCCTGGGACTGGTACAAAAACCCAGGAGAGCTACAAACCCAGCAGCACGGTGGGAGCTTCAGCTCCGGGCTTTGCCCCCGTCTCGGTCTACGAGATCCCTCAGCGCTTTGGTGGCTCCTCCATCAGACGGCTGAGAGATCCTGCTGAGCAGGATCAGGTGAAGATCCAGAAGCCACAGCAGACCCCCACAGCTCCCCTACAGCAGATGCCATATTACAAGCCACCGCTTCCCAGTGTTGTTTCAACATCTAGATGGAACCAGGTCACCCTGCACCGCAGAGTCTAG
- the LOC121656289 gene encoding uncharacterized protein LOC121656289, which yields MVCGLGLGVLLVLVQAEHVCCSWATKAWSSQDSNAGFSQHDGRLRKLDGSFPQNQVRHVLVSPRAFQRSSLSTETAVHSGSGPGLPTSSYKAAHTQPAWSSVRLQSSLVSKPSWQPTSSTRVNAQAVPKQLFGLSTAIASGSSVSKNQDIGGIGQKGAWPAQQGTLRASKYPSGAGQTGLNAILFSPVGPAPHGSPARMQTYARAPAKKVLINRGSKSSSFSPRAGKSYMSQLYPGTGTKTQESYKPSSTVGASGPGFAPVSVYEIPQRFGGSPIRRLRDPAEQDQMRIQKPQQTPTAPLQQMPYYKPQLPSVVPTSRWNQVIVHRGV from the exons ATGGTTTGTGGACTTGGTTTGGG GGTTTTGCTGGTTTTAGTGCAAGCAGAGCATGTATGTTGTTCATGGGCAACCAAAG CATGGAGCTCTCAAGACAGCAATGCTGGCTTCTCTCAGCATGATGGCAGACTAAGAAAGCTTGATGGTAGCTTTCCCCAGAATCAAGTCAGACATGTCTTAGTTTCTCCACGCGCCTTCCAGCGGAGCAGCCTGAGCACAGAAACTGCAGTCCACAGTGGTTCTGGTCCAGGACTTCCCACCAGTAGCTACAAAGCAGCTCACACTCAGCCAGCTTGGAGCTCGGTGAGGTTACAGAGCAGCTTGGTCTCAAAGCCAAGCTGGCAACCCACATCTTCAACCAGGGTTAATGCTCAGGCTGTGCCAAAGCAGTTGTTTGGACTTTCTACTGCTATAGCAAGTGGCTCTTCTGTTAGTAAAAACCAGGACATCGGTGGTATCGGCCAGAAAGGAGCTTGGCCTGCTCAGCAGGGTACGCTGCGTGCTAGCAAGTATCCTTCTGGTGCTGGACAAACTGGCTTAAATGCCATCTTGTTTAGCCCTGTAGGTCCTGCCCCACATGGGAGCCCAGCACGGATGCAGACTTACGCCCGAGCCCCTGCAAAGAAGGTGCTTATAAATCGTGGATCTAAATCCAGCAGCTTTTCCCCTCGGGCTGGGAAATCATACATGAGCCAACTGTATCCTGGGACTGGTACAAAAACCCAGGAGAGCTACAAACCCAGCAGCACGGTGGGAGCTTCAGGTCCGGGCTTTGCCCCCGTCTCGGTCTACGAGATCCCTCAGCGCTTTGGTGGCTCCCCCATCAGACGGCTGAGAGATCCTGCTGAGCAGGATCAGATGAGGATCCAGAAGCCACAGCAGACCCCCACAGCTCCCCTACAGCAGATGCCATATTACAAGCCACAGCTCCCCAGTGTTGTTCCAACATCTAGATGGAACCAGGTCATCGTGCACCGCGGAGTCTAG